A single window of Acinetobacter wuhouensis DNA harbors:
- the prmC gene encoding peptide chain release factor N(5)-glutamine methyltransferase, translating into MNIAQALALRGEPESYERQENAWLLEHITKIDSFDLVMKKEQELTAEQEQQYVDGLKRIAEGEPLAYVTGSQPFWTLDLTVTKDTLVPRPDTEILVETVLKIELPEDCRVVDLGTGTGAIALSLASERPEWQVTATDIYEPTLEVALHNAEKHELDHVKFFLGSWFKALNRQYFDVIVSNPPYIDAEDEHMANLATEPERALVADNHGLADIEHIIQQGKKWLATQGWIVLEHGYDQGEAVRNIFKGAGFKEVRTVKDYGGNDRVTLGQWQS; encoded by the coding sequence GTGAATATTGCACAGGCTTTAGCCTTACGTGGTGAACCTGAAAGCTACGAACGTCAAGAAAATGCATGGTTGCTTGAGCACATTACCAAAATTGATTCTTTTGATTTGGTGATGAAAAAAGAGCAAGAACTGACAGCTGAACAAGAACAGCAATATGTGGATGGTTTGAAACGTATTGCTGAAGGTGAGCCTTTGGCGTATGTCACAGGTTCGCAACCGTTTTGGACGCTTGATTTAACTGTAACCAAAGATACTTTAGTGCCTCGTCCTGATACTGAAATCTTGGTTGAAACAGTATTAAAGATTGAATTGCCTGAAGATTGTCGTGTTGTGGATTTGGGTACGGGTACAGGTGCGATTGCTTTATCATTGGCAAGTGAACGTCCTGAGTGGCAAGTCACTGCGACAGATATTTATGAACCGACTTTAGAAGTGGCTTTGCATAATGCTGAAAAGCATGAGTTGGATCATGTGAAGTTCTTTTTAGGCAGTTGGTTTAAGGCTTTAAATCGTCAATATTTTGATGTGATTGTGTCGAATCCGCCTTATATTGATGCTGAAGATGAGCACATGGCAAATCTTGCGACTGAACCTGAACGTGCTTTGGTGGCAGACAATCATGGCTTGGCGGATATTGAGCATATTATTCAGCAGGGCAAGAAGTGGCTTGCAACTCAAGGTTGGATTGTGCTTGAGCATGGTTATGATCAGGGTGAAGCGGTTCGCAATATTTTTAAGGGTGCGGGTTTTAAGGAAGTTCGTACTGTAAAAGATTATGGTGGGAATGATCGTGTGACTTTGGGGCAGTGGCAGAGTTAG
- the prfA gene encoding peptide chain release factor 1, with protein MKESLRLRLDQLCDRHEELEALLADVEVISDNKRFRNLSREHNDLTEITNVWKQYKQAEEDIETAEVMLTDPDFKEMAVEEIKENKALLEQLEAELNILMIPKDPNDANSAYLEIRAGTGGDEAAIFSGDLYRMYSKYAETQGWRIEILSENEGEHGGYKEVICLINGEGVYGRLKFESGAHRVQRVPATESQGRVHTSACTVAILPEIDVDTTVEINPSELRIDTYRASGAGGQHINKTDSAVRITHIPTGTVVECQDERSQHKNKAKAMALLVSRLENAKRAAADAATSEMRRDLVGSGDRSERIRTYNYPQGRMTDHRINLTLYKLDAVMEGDLTELLDSLHREYQADQLAMLAQQNGG; from the coding sequence ATGAAAGAATCGTTACGTTTACGATTAGATCAACTTTGTGATCGACATGAAGAGTTAGAAGCATTATTGGCTGATGTAGAAGTTATTTCAGACAATAAGCGTTTCCGTAATTTGTCACGTGAGCATAATGATTTAACTGAAATTACCAATGTTTGGAAGCAATATAAGCAAGCTGAAGAAGACATTGAAACTGCTGAAGTGATGCTGACAGATCCAGATTTCAAAGAAATGGCTGTAGAAGAAATTAAAGAGAATAAAGCTTTATTAGAGCAACTCGAAGCTGAGTTGAATATTCTCATGATTCCGAAAGATCCAAATGATGCCAACTCTGCTTATTTGGAAATCCGTGCAGGAACAGGTGGTGATGAAGCTGCGATTTTCTCAGGTGACTTATACCGTATGTATAGTAAATATGCCGAAACACAAGGTTGGCGTATTGAAATTCTGTCTGAAAATGAAGGCGAACACGGTGGCTATAAAGAAGTCATTTGCCTGATTAATGGTGAAGGCGTCTATGGTCGCTTGAAATTTGAAAGTGGTGCACATCGTGTGCAACGTGTTCCTGCGACTGAATCACAAGGTCGTGTGCATACTTCAGCATGTACTGTGGCGATTCTTCCTGAAATTGATGTTGATACCACGGTTGAAATTAATCCATCAGAACTGCGTATTGATACTTACCGTGCTTCGGGTGCGGGTGGTCAGCACATTAACAAAACAGATTCGGCAGTGCGTATTACCCATATTCCCACAGGTACAGTGGTGGAGTGTCAGGATGAACGTTCACAGCATAAAAACAAAGCCAAAGCGATGGCGCTTTTGGTTTCTCGTTTGGAAAATGCTAAACGTGCTGCTGCCGATGCTGCAACTTCGGAAATGCGCCGTGATCTCGTTGGCTCGGGTGACCGTTCTGAACGTATTCGTACCTATAACTATCCGCAAGGTCGTATGACTGATCACCGTATTAACTTAACTTTATATAAGTTGGATGCGGTGATGGAAGGTGATTTGACAGAATTGTTAGATAGTTTACATCGTGAATATCAAGCGGATCAGCTTGCGATGCTTGCACAGCAAAATGGTGGCTAA
- a CDS encoding glycine zipper domain-containing protein, giving the protein MKIQAIFGAAVIATAMISTAHAGNSTNTALTSALGGVVGAAIGQQMGGSTGAMIGSAIGGGVGAGAASNKRDRNGAIIGGALGSAGGYTVGRNVTGTSTGGYIGAGLGAAGGASLGKKVSDDRRYDDRYGDRYDNRYDRYDDRYDRSRYGYRNTSYNYNDRGYRKDNGNHYGQYKNQNRWKNWKD; this is encoded by the coding sequence ATGAAAATACAAGCAATATTTGGTGCAGCGGTAATCGCAACAGCAATGATTTCAACTGCTCATGCAGGTAACTCAACCAATACAGCATTGACCTCTGCCCTTGGTGGCGTAGTTGGCGCAGCGATTGGTCAACAAATGGGTGGCTCAACAGGTGCAATGATCGGGTCAGCAATCGGTGGTGGTGTCGGTGCAGGCGCAGCATCAAATAAACGTGACCGTAATGGTGCAATTATCGGTGGTGCTTTAGGTAGTGCAGGTGGTTATACCGTTGGACGTAATGTAACAGGTACATCAACTGGTGGTTATATTGGTGCAGGTCTAGGTGCAGCTGGTGGTGCTTCGCTTGGTAAAAAAGTCAGCGATGACCGACGTTATGATGATCGTTACGGTGACAGATATGATAACCGTTATGATCGATACGATGACCGCTATGACCGTAGTCGTTATGGATACCGCAATACCAGTTATAATTACAATGATCGTGGATACCGTAAAGACAACGGCAACCATTATGGTCAGTACAAAAATCAAAACCGTTGGAAAAATTGGAAAGACTAA
- a CDS encoding LLM class flavin-dependent oxidoreductase: protein MSVSTDNSFNNTKFSILELAPVREDQNAEFSLKHALELAQHAERLGYDRLWLAEHHNMDGIASSATAVLLGYILANTQNIRVGSGGIMLPNHAPLVVAEQFGTLATLYPNRIELGLGRAPGTDPMTMRALRRGRQETEDQFPQDVLEILSYFADAQPNQRIKATPGQGTHVPVWLLGSSLFSAQLAAKLGLPYSFASHFAPRMLGQAIQLYRDNFEPSQYLDKPFVSMGVPTVVAPTDEEAQYLATSVYQRIQALLTGQSLKLKPPVDSMEGRWSVSEKMAVQNFLAMAQIGSPKTVKTGLEQLLEKYQVDEFIFTCDIYDTQKRLENFSLLMDLKK, encoded by the coding sequence ATGTCAGTTTCAACAGACAATTCGTTTAACAACACCAAGTTCTCAATACTTGAACTTGCGCCTGTCCGTGAAGATCAAAATGCTGAATTCTCCCTTAAACATGCCTTAGAACTTGCGCAGCATGCTGAGCGTTTAGGCTATGACCGACTCTGGTTAGCTGAACATCACAACATGGATGGTATTGCCAGTTCAGCAACAGCAGTTTTATTGGGCTATATCCTTGCCAATACACAAAATATCCGTGTGGGTTCTGGTGGTATTATGCTACCTAATCACGCCCCTTTGGTTGTCGCTGAACAGTTCGGAACTCTCGCCACACTTTATCCAAACCGTATTGAGCTTGGACTAGGGCGTGCGCCTGGTACAGATCCAATGACCATGCGAGCACTTCGACGTGGTCGCCAAGAAACTGAAGATCAATTTCCACAAGATGTTTTAGAAATTCTGAGTTATTTTGCTGATGCTCAACCTAATCAAAGAATTAAAGCCACACCAGGACAAGGTACACATGTCCCTGTATGGTTATTGGGTTCAAGCTTATTTAGCGCGCAGCTTGCAGCAAAATTAGGTCTTCCCTACTCATTTGCCTCACACTTTGCGCCAAGAATGCTAGGACAAGCCATTCAACTTTATCGTGATAATTTTGAACCATCGCAATATTTGGACAAACCCTTTGTGTCGATGGGCGTTCCAACTGTAGTGGCACCAACCGATGAAGAAGCACAATATTTAGCGACCAGTGTTTACCAACGGATTCAAGCCTTATTAACAGGACAAAGTTTAAAACTTAAACCACCTGTGGACAGTATGGAGGGACGTTGGTCTGTTTCCGAAAAAATGGCAGTGCAAAACTTCTTAGCCATGGCACAAATTGGTTCTCCTAAAACAGTAAAAACGGGTCTTGAACAGCTTTTAGAAAAATATCAAGTCGATGAATTTATTTTTACTTGCGATATTTATGACACACAAAAGCGTTTAGAAAACTTTAGTTTATTGATGGATTTGAAAAAATAA
- the yiaA gene encoding inner membrane protein YiaA produces the protein MNQYINKPTPAFIAVSWIALLAGAAAYCIGLFNAQIQLNEKGYYLILILYGLFSAVSLQKIVRDKLEGQQVTAIYYGLCWASVAICIVLLALGLWNATMTLSEKGFYIMAFLLSLFGSVAVQKNIRDLEYLRTHNTQELPHITQNIESKEIENKEDVL, from the coding sequence ATGAATCAATATATCAACAAACCCACCCCCGCTTTTATTGCTGTGAGTTGGATTGCCTTACTTGCAGGAGCTGCAGCTTATTGTATTGGCTTATTCAATGCACAAATTCAGTTGAATGAAAAAGGCTACTATCTCATCCTCATTCTTTATGGTTTGTTTTCTGCTGTTTCATTACAGAAAATTGTTCGTGATAAATTAGAAGGTCAGCAAGTAACTGCCATTTATTATGGACTATGTTGGGCTTCGGTCGCGATTTGCATTGTACTTTTAGCTTTAGGGTTATGGAATGCAACCATGACTTTAAGCGAAAAGGGTTTTTATATCATGGCATTTTTATTGAGCTTATTTGGTTCTGTTGCTGTTCAAAAGAATATTCGAGACCTAGAATACTTGCGCACACATAATACTCAAGAATTACCTCATATCACTCAAAACATCGAGTCAAAAGAGATTGAAAATAAAGAAGATGTTTTATAA
- a CDS encoding NAD(P)/FAD-dependent oxidoreductase gives MLNRKKSQTEGFFQNLPEFFKCYKGKCIASSEIKMTDFSGLKVAIIGADQLTVTHLDHILNSAEFVKVFQIAPTFILPQTEKGVQKLVSHPLIIKNRRLFNQRVKSMLSIRFLESQVQEQWLKRQLMPNSAAKTKVFFKSDSYYKALQRNNCQLITWPIVKITENVIQSMDGVEHFADVMISTY, from the coding sequence ATGCTCAACAGGAAAAAGAGCCAAACCGAAGGTTTTTTTCAAAATTTACCTGAGTTTTTTAAATGCTATAAAGGTAAATGTATCGCTTCATCAGAGATCAAAATGACGGACTTTTCAGGATTAAAGGTCGCGATTATTGGTGCTGATCAATTGACAGTTACCCATTTAGATCACATTTTAAATTCAGCTGAATTTGTTAAAGTATTTCAGATCGCCCCTACCTTTATCTTGCCTCAGACTGAAAAAGGTGTGCAAAAACTGGTTTCACATCCCCTGATTATTAAAAACCGTCGTTTGTTTAATCAGCGGGTTAAATCTATGTTGTCTATTCGTTTTCTAGAATCACAAGTCCAAGAACAATGGTTAAAACGTCAACTCATGCCGAATTCTGCAGCAAAAACCAAAGTATTTTTTAAATCAGATAGCTATTACAAAGCACTACAACGCAATAACTGTCAGTTAATTACTTGGCCCATTGTTAAAATTACAGAAAATGTGATTCAAAGCATGGACGGTGTTGAACATTTTGCAGATGTGATGATTAGCACTTATTAA
- the ppsR gene encoding posphoenolpyruvate synthetase regulatory kinase/phosphorylase PpsR, with protein sequence MSESNQIKRSVFFISDGTAITAETLGHSLLAQFPHVKFDIHIIPYITSEEAAMNVVEEINIRAEKDGQQPLVFDTLVDPYVRDIINTANAVNLDVFEGLISKLSDVLGTQPTTLVGQTHAVTDSESYKARIDAVHFALDNDDGARTRHYDKADLILIGVSRSGKTPTSIYLSLQFGIRVANYPLTEEDLDDNRLPAVLKEHKHKLFGLMIDAERLVAIRTERKANSRYASFSQCQMELRAVEGIYISEGIKYLNVSEMSIEEISTRVLQMTGLKRRIG encoded by the coding sequence ATGTCAGAAAGTAACCAGATAAAGAGAAGTGTATTTTTTATTTCTGATGGTACAGCGATCACTGCTGAAACCCTTGGACATTCTTTATTAGCGCAATTTCCTCATGTAAAGTTTGATATACATATTATTCCTTATATTACCTCTGAAGAAGCTGCCATGAATGTGGTTGAAGAGATCAATATTCGTGCGGAAAAAGACGGTCAACAACCCCTAGTTTTTGACACTTTGGTTGACCCTTATGTACGTGATATTATTAATACTGCAAATGCTGTAAATCTTGATGTTTTTGAAGGGCTTATTAGTAAATTGTCGGATGTTTTAGGTACTCAGCCTACGACTTTAGTCGGGCAGACCCATGCGGTAACCGATTCTGAGTCATATAAAGCACGTATTGATGCAGTACATTTTGCTTTGGATAATGATGATGGGGCACGTACACGTCATTACGATAAAGCTGACTTAATTTTGATCGGGGTGTCACGTTCAGGGAAAACTCCAACCTCGATTTATTTGTCATTACAATTTGGAATTCGTGTTGCAAATTATCCACTTACAGAAGAAGATTTGGATGACAACCGCTTGCCAGCAGTGCTTAAAGAACATAAACACAAGTTGTTCGGTTTGATGATTGATGCTGAGCGCTTGGTTGCGATTCGTACAGAACGTAAGGCGAATAGCCGTTATGCGAGCTTTTCACAATGCCAAATGGAACTACGGGCTGTGGAAGGAATTTACATTTCAGAGGGGATTAAATACTTAAATGTTTCGGAAATGTCGATTGAAGAAATCTCAACACGTGTACTGCAAATGACTGGTTTAAAACGTCGAATTGGTTGA
- the ppsA gene encoding phosphoenolpyruvate synthase has translation MEARVIGLEKLGKHDVELVGGKNSSLGEMISHLANAGVSVPGGFATTADAYREFLEQSGLNAKINAELATLNVDDVIALAETGAKIRQWIVDTPLTAGLEKEVREAFAALSNGNPDIAVAVRSSATAEDLPDASFAGQQETFLNIRGIDNVLIAIKEVFASLYNDRAIAYRVHQNFAHDIVALSAGVQRMVRSETGAAGVMFTLDTESGFREAVFITASYGLGEMVVQGAVNPDEFYVSKPLLRNGKHAVIRRNLGSKHQKMIYGEEGAAGKSVVVVDVEKAERQQFALNDLELQELAKQALIIEEHYQAPMDIEWAKDGDDGQIYIVQARPETVKSRENVGTMERYLLKQKGTVLCEGRSIGQRIGSGKVRIVTSIKEMDKVQPGDVLVSDMTDPDWEPVMKRAAAIVTNRGGRTCHAAIIARELGVPAIVGCGNATEVLVDGQEVTVSCAEGDTGFIYEGALDFEIQRNSIESMPALPFKVMMNVGNPDRAFDFAQIPNAGIGLARLEFIINRMIGVHPKALLNIDSLPRETRAAVMARTAGYSSPIEFYVEKLVEGISTLAAAFADKPVIVRMSDFKSNEYANLIGGKLYEPEEENPMLGFRGASRYVSDNFRDCFELECRALKKARDEMGLTNIQIMIPFVRTVHEAKRVIELLAQNGLKRGENGLKVIMMCELPTNALLAEQFLEHFDGFSIGSNDLTQLTLGLDRDSGIVSHLFDERDPAVKALLSMAIHACRKAGKYIGICGQGPSDHPDLAFWLMEQGIESVSLNPDSVLDTWFFLAEEKSKA, from the coding sequence TTGGAAGCACGCGTAATCGGTCTGGAAAAACTAGGAAAACACGACGTTGAACTCGTGGGTGGTAAAAACTCATCACTGGGAGAAATGATCAGCCATTTAGCTAATGCTGGCGTATCAGTACCAGGTGGTTTTGCAACTACTGCTGACGCGTACCGCGAATTCCTTGAGCAAAGTGGTCTAAACGCTAAAATCAATGCCGAATTAGCAACATTGAATGTCGATGATGTTATTGCACTTGCAGAAACAGGCGCAAAAATTCGTCAATGGATTGTAGACACTCCTCTTACAGCTGGTTTAGAAAAAGAAGTTCGCGAAGCTTTCGCAGCACTTTCAAATGGTAATCCAGACATTGCAGTTGCAGTTCGTTCTTCTGCTACAGCAGAAGATTTACCAGATGCGTCTTTTGCAGGACAACAAGAAACTTTCTTAAACATTCGCGGAATCGACAACGTTCTCATCGCGATTAAAGAAGTTTTTGCTTCACTTTATAATGACCGTGCTATTGCTTACCGTGTACACCAAAACTTCGCGCATGACATCGTTGCTCTTTCAGCAGGTGTTCAGCGTATGGTTCGCTCTGAAACAGGTGCTGCAGGTGTAATGTTTACCCTTGATACAGAATCAGGTTTCCGTGAAGCGGTATTCATCACTGCCTCTTATGGTTTGGGTGAAATGGTTGTACAAGGTGCAGTAAACCCTGACGAATTCTATGTTTCAAAACCACTTCTTAGAAATGGTAAACACGCAGTCATCCGTCGTAACCTTGGTTCTAAACACCAAAAAATGATTTATGGTGAAGAAGGTGCGGCAGGTAAATCTGTTGTTGTTGTAGACGTTGAAAAAGCTGAACGTCAACAGTTCGCTTTAAATGATTTAGAACTTCAAGAACTTGCTAAACAAGCATTGATCATTGAAGAACATTATCAAGCGCCGATGGACATCGAATGGGCGAAAGATGGTGACGACGGTCAGATCTATATCGTTCAGGCACGTCCTGAAACAGTTAAAAGCCGTGAAAATGTCGGCACAATGGAACGCTACCTACTTAAACAAAAAGGTACTGTACTTTGTGAAGGTCGTTCAATCGGTCAACGTATCGGTTCTGGTAAAGTCCGTATCGTTACTTCTATTAAAGAAATGGACAAAGTACAACCTGGTGATGTTCTAGTATCAGACATGACTGACCCAGACTGGGAACCAGTGATGAAACGTGCCGCAGCAATCGTCACTAACCGTGGTGGTCGTACTTGTCACGCAGCAATTATCGCTCGTGAATTAGGTGTTCCTGCGATCGTAGGTTGTGGTAATGCAACTGAAGTCCTTGTAGATGGTCAAGAAGTGACAGTTTCATGTGCTGAAGGTGATACAGGCTTTATCTATGAAGGCGCGTTAGATTTTGAAATCCAACGTAACTCGATTGAGTCTATGCCTGCACTTCCATTCAAAGTGATGATGAACGTCGGTAACCCTGACCGTGCATTTGACTTTGCACAAATTCCAAACGCAGGTATCGGTCTAGCACGTTTAGAATTTATCATCAACCGTATGATCGGTGTGCATCCAAAAGCATTATTAAACATTGACAGCCTACCACGTGAAACTCGTGCAGCTGTAATGGCACGTACTGCGGGTTATTCATCACCAATCGAATTCTATGTAGAAAAACTAGTTGAAGGTATTTCTACGCTTGCTGCTGCATTTGCGGATAAGCCAGTCATTGTTCGTATGTCAGATTTTAAATCTAACGAATATGCGAACTTGATCGGCGGTAAATTGTACGAGCCTGAAGAAGAAAACCCAATGTTGGGCTTCCGTGGTGCAAGCCGTTATGTGTCTGATAACTTCCGTGACTGCTTCGAGTTAGAATGCCGCGCGTTGAAAAAAGCACGTGACGAAATGGGCTTAACCAATATCCAAATCATGATTCCTTTCGTACGTACAGTTCACGAAGCGAAACGTGTCATCGAATTATTGGCTCAAAACGGTCTTAAACGTGGTGAAAATGGTCTTAAAGTGATCATGATGTGTGAATTGCCAACCAATGCGTTATTGGCTGAACAATTCCTTGAACACTTCGATGGCTTCTCTATCGGTTCAAATGACTTAACTCAGTTAACGCTTGGTTTAGACCGTGACTCTGGTATTGTTTCTCACTTGTTCGACGAACGTGATCCAGCGGTTAAAGCATTACTTTCTATGGCGATTCATGCTTGCCGTAAAGCAGGTAAATATATCGGTATCTGTGGTCAAGGCCCTTCAGATCACCCAGACTTAGCTTTCTGGTTAATGGAGCAAGGTATCGAATCTGTTTCTTTAAACCCAGACTCAGTTTTAGATACTTGGTTCTTCCTTGCTGAAGAAAAATCTAAAGCTTAA
- a CDS encoding RDD family protein: MQIYLARNNQQAGPYSVEELNQMLASQQVLLTDLAWYQGMTEWKALGELTQGKLVFEPIHNPPVSNPHEANPTIQSLKVEKKTQVSVTPASVGKRISAKLIDFLLLLIPQMCAIIYYLPADAYKIAESGYSAENQTKVTEMLTQSMPVYVSTGLLVYLFALLIVQYFLISKTGQSIGKKIFKLQIVDVETNQLAGSLRAFFVRTFLFLLISQLTSIIPLLVIVFIVDFVMFLSKPHYALHDRISKTKVIDISK, from the coding sequence ATGCAAATTTACTTGGCGAGAAATAACCAACAAGCTGGTCCCTACTCAGTTGAAGAACTCAACCAGATGCTTGCAAGTCAACAAGTTTTATTGACTGATTTAGCATGGTATCAAGGTATGACTGAATGGAAAGCACTTGGCGAACTTACACAAGGTAAACTTGTATTTGAACCTATACACAATCCACCCGTGTCAAATCCCCATGAAGCAAATCCAACCATACAAAGCCTAAAAGTAGAGAAAAAGACTCAAGTATCGGTCACACCTGCTTCTGTAGGTAAGCGTATTTCTGCAAAACTGATCGATTTTTTATTGCTTTTAATCCCGCAGATGTGTGCCATTATCTACTACCTACCTGCTGATGCGTATAAAATAGCAGAATCAGGATATTCAGCTGAGAATCAAACAAAAGTCACTGAAATGCTTACACAAAGCATGCCAGTTTATGTGAGCACTGGTTTACTGGTATATTTATTTGCATTATTAATTGTACAATATTTTTTAATCAGCAAAACTGGTCAATCCATTGGTAAAAAAATATTCAAATTACAAATTGTTGATGTAGAAACCAATCAACTTGCTGGCTCTCTACGTGCTTTTTTTGTACGTACATTCTTATTTCTACTTATTTCTCAATTAACAAGTATTATTCCATTACTTGTGATTGTTTTTATTGTCGATTTCGTTATGTTCCTTTCAAAACCACATTATGCCTTACATGACCGTATCTCAAAAACCAAAGTGATTGACATTTCAAAATAG
- the cyoA gene encoding ubiquinol oxidase subunit II: MRQTTLAVLSLSAMAALLTGCGGDMVLLNSKGPVAEGQSNLMMTAIYLMLLVVIPSILMALWFGWKYRASNKDADYKPTWAHSTAIEIVVWGIPCIIIAILAYLTWWGSHKYDPYRPLESDKAPVTIQVVAEQFKWIFIYPEQQIATVNEIRFPEKTPVNFKVTSNFTMNSFFIPKLAGQIYAMAGMQTQLHVLADETGVYRGFSSNYSGYGFTQMRFLAHSVTEPEFNSWVEAVKAGKGTSINPEAQQKTVLDAAEFAALKDGDRSKHQIENMLKNAHTPEEKALAEEAERKGPFPTKPYPVTYYSSVESNLFESIINKYMSNYHGADHSAQAGTEHVGAEHATASVEE, from the coding sequence ATGAGACAAACGACTTTAGCTGTATTGTCTTTATCTGCGATGGCTGCACTCTTAACTGGGTGTGGCGGTGATATGGTACTTCTAAACTCAAAAGGTCCAGTTGCTGAAGGTCAAAGTAACCTGATGATGACTGCGATCTACTTAATGTTATTGGTCGTAATTCCTTCGATTTTAATGGCATTATGGTTTGGTTGGAAATATCGCGCGTCAAATAAAGATGCAGACTATAAACCTACATGGGCACATTCAACTGCAATTGAAATTGTAGTATGGGGTATCCCTTGTATTATTATTGCTATTCTTGCGTATTTAACATGGTGGGGCTCACATAAATATGACCCATACCGTCCGCTTGAATCAGACAAAGCGCCTGTAACTATTCAAGTTGTTGCTGAACAGTTTAAATGGATCTTTATCTATCCTGAACAACAAATTGCAACTGTTAACGAAATTCGTTTCCCTGAAAAAACGCCAGTTAACTTTAAAGTGACTTCTAACTTTACAATGAACTCTTTCTTCATTCCTAAGTTAGCAGGTCAAATCTATGCAATGGCAGGTATGCAAACTCAGTTACACGTATTAGCTGATGAAACTGGCGTATATCGTGGTTTCTCTTCTAACTATAGTGGTTATGGTTTCACACAAATGCGCTTCTTAGCTCATTCTGTTACTGAACCAGAATTCAACAGCTGGGTAGAAGCAGTTAAAGCAGGTAAAGGAACTTCAATTAACCCTGAAGCTCAACAAAAAACTGTTTTAGATGCAGCAGAATTTGCAGCGCTTAAAGATGGTGACCGTTCTAAGCACCAAATTGAGAATATGCTCAAAAATGCGCATACCCCAGAAGAAAAAGCACTTGCAGAAGAAGCTGAACGTAAAGGTCCATTCCCTACTAAGCCGTATCCTGTAACTTACTATTCTTCAGTTGAGTCTAATTTGTTCGAAAGCATTATCAATAAATACATGAGCAACTACCACGGTGCAGATCATTCTGCGCAAGCGGGTACTGAACATGTTGGTGCTGAACATGCAACTGCTTCAGTAGAGGAATAA